CCTTTTCTTGGCACATCCCATCTAATAGGAAAAAAATGAATGTTTTTTTCTTTAATTATTTATTTCGGGATGAAGCCCTTTTTTAGATAAATTTATAAGATAGCTTTATATATAACTTTTTTATCCTGGGGATATTTGTGAGGAATTTGGTTGGCGATATTGATTATAATGCAGGAAAGGTGTGGAGAGCATTAAATGAAAAGGGTTCTCTGCAAAAGGAAACGATATTAGAGCTTACAAATCTTAGTGAGGATGAGTTTTACAGTGCTATTGGTTGGCTTGCGAGAGAAAACAAAATATTCCTAGATAATCAGAATTTCTTTAAATTAGGTGAAACTAACCTTACTCCAGAGATTGGCAGTAATGCTGGCAAGGTTTGGAGAGTAATGAAGGTTTGGGGAGAGGTTGATGTCTCTCTTATAAAGAGACTGGCTTTGATAGATGAGAAACATGTCTACTCTGCTCTAGGTTGGTTGGCTAGGGAAGATAAGATATGTTTTGATGAAAACTTAATGAAATACAGTTTGAAGAATAAGGGTTAAACATTACTCATAAAAAATGGTGTGGTAAACTTAAAATATGATGTGCATTCGCAAAGATTTGAGACAGTGTACACTAAACATAAATAGAAAATATGAGGCATAGTAGATGAAAGTGGCGATGATTGGCTGGGAATACCCGCCGTTCAAGGCGGGAGGACTTGGTACCCATTGTTATGGGCTTACTCGTAGTCTTGCTGATAAAGGCGTAGTGGTAGATTTCTACATGCCTAAGACTAAACATGGTGCTAGTAGTGATAAAAAGAATCTTGTTATAAAAGAGGTTGGTGAAACAGAGATATTCCCTTATGATAGAC
Above is a window of Candidatus Thermoplasmatota archaeon DNA encoding:
- a CDS encoding winged helix-turn-helix domain-containing protein yields the protein MRNLVGDIDYNAGKVWRALNEKGSLQKETILELTNLSEDEFYSAIGWLARENKIFLDNQNFFKLGETNLTPEIGSNAGKVWRVMKVWGEVDVSLIKRLALIDEKHVYSALGWLAREDKICFDENLMKYSLKNKG